In one Limosilactobacillus oris genomic region, the following are encoded:
- the hslO gene encoding Hsp33 family molecular chaperone HslO, which produces MTKTTDYLVKSITKDGKFRAYAVNATQLVEKAHEIHDTWSASSAALGRTLIGTVLLATAGLEGEAGMTVKIQGNGPIGYIIADGTANGTVKGYMGNPHVNLPANSKGKIDVAGAVGTKGTLSVTKMAPGDKTPYTGEVNLVSGELGDDFTYYLAQSEQIPSAVGLSVFVNPDESIQVAGGFMIQVLPGASDEEISKLEEKLKGLPLVSEMLRDGDTPEDILGKLFGDQLKVLDKMPVRYECNCNKQRFAHALESISADDLKKLIDEDHHAETVCQFCGKKYEFTEDELQLIYDKKLADAAADQETAAKEGTKTPNTDQK; this is translated from the coding sequence ATGACGAAAACGACAGACTACTTAGTCAAGAGCATAACTAAAGATGGCAAGTTCCGAGCATACGCGGTTAACGCGACTCAACTGGTTGAAAAGGCCCACGAGATTCACGACACCTGGTCGGCATCATCGGCGGCACTCGGCCGGACGCTGATTGGAACCGTTCTGCTGGCAACGGCCGGTCTGGAAGGCGAGGCCGGGATGACGGTCAAGATTCAGGGGAACGGCCCGATCGGCTACATCATTGCTGACGGAACTGCGAACGGAACGGTTAAGGGGTACATGGGCAACCCGCACGTTAACCTGCCGGCAAACAGCAAGGGAAAAATCGATGTGGCTGGCGCCGTGGGAACGAAGGGCACCCTCTCCGTAACCAAAATGGCGCCTGGTGATAAGACGCCTTACACGGGTGAGGTCAACCTGGTGTCCGGTGAGCTAGGGGATGACTTCACCTACTACCTCGCCCAATCCGAGCAGATCCCGTCCGCGGTCGGCCTCTCCGTGTTCGTCAACCCCGACGAGAGTATCCAGGTCGCTGGTGGCTTTATGATCCAGGTGCTGCCGGGGGCTAGCGATGAGGAAATCAGCAAGCTGGAAGAGAAACTCAAGGGCCTGCCATTAGTTTCTGAGATGCTTCGTGATGGCGATACGCCTGAGGATATTTTAGGCAAGCTCTTCGGTGACCAGCTCAAAGTCCTGGATAAAATGCCGGTCCGTTATGAGTGCAACTGTAATAAGCAACGCTTTGCCCATGCTTTGGAAAGTATCAGTGCGGACGATTTGAAGAAATTGATTGACGAAGATCACCATGCGGAAACGGTTTGTCAATTCTGCGGGAAAAAGTATGAATTTACCGAAGATGAATTACAGCTGATCTATGATAAAAAGTTAGCTGACGCGGCGGCTGATCAAGAAACGGCTGCTAAGGAAGGAACGAAGACTCCAAACACCGACCAAAAGTAG
- the dusB gene encoding tRNA dihydrouridine synthase DusB produces MKWKIGDVEIPNQVVVAPMAGVTNSAFRVICKEFGAGYVVCEMISDRGIMYHNQKTLNMMDVDPTEHPMGIQIFGGTKETLVEAAKYVDEHTAADVIDINMGCPVNKVVKTDAGARWLLDPQKVYEMVSYVTDAVKKPVTVKMRTGWDDKHIYAVENALAAERAGAAAIAMHGRTRKQMYTGHADWNILKEVASQLTIPFMANGDIRTPEDAKKVLEMTGATAVMIGRAAMGNPWMLTRTEHYLETGELLPEASAEKKIKMAKEHLNRLIDLKGEYIGVREFRGLSTYYLKGIPRSARAKAALVEAETRQEMNDIFDRFAEKTAEREQRSVN; encoded by the coding sequence ATGAAGTGGAAGATTGGCGATGTTGAAATTCCTAACCAGGTGGTGGTTGCGCCAATGGCCGGGGTGACTAACTCGGCTTTCCGGGTGATTTGTAAGGAATTTGGCGCGGGCTACGTGGTTTGTGAGATGATTTCCGACCGGGGAATTATGTACCACAACCAGAAGACACTGAACATGATGGATGTCGACCCAACCGAACACCCCATGGGGATCCAGATTTTCGGTGGAACCAAGGAAACACTGGTGGAAGCGGCAAAGTACGTTGACGAGCACACCGCCGCGGACGTCATCGATATCAATATGGGCTGCCCCGTTAACAAGGTGGTCAAGACTGACGCTGGGGCCCGCTGGCTCCTGGATCCGCAGAAGGTCTATGAGATGGTCTCCTATGTCACTGACGCGGTAAAAAAGCCGGTGACAGTTAAGATGCGGACCGGCTGGGATGATAAGCACATTTACGCCGTTGAAAATGCGCTAGCCGCTGAACGAGCCGGGGCAGCCGCGATTGCAATGCACGGTCGGACCCGAAAACAGATGTATACGGGCCACGCCGATTGGAATATACTAAAGGAAGTGGCTAGTCAGCTAACAATCCCGTTCATGGCGAATGGTGATATTCGGACACCGGAAGATGCCAAGAAGGTGCTTGAGATGACCGGGGCCACTGCTGTGATGATCGGTCGGGCCGCAATGGGCAATCCGTGGATGCTGACGCGGACGGAGCACTACCTGGAAACCGGGGAATTGCTCCCAGAAGCGAGTGCGGAAAAGAAGATTAAGATGGCTAAGGAACACCTAAACCGTCTAATCGACCTGAAAGGGGAATATATCGGTGTCCGGGAATTCCGGGGCCTGTCGACATACTACCTCAAGGGGATTCCACGGTCAGCACGGGCTAAAGCGGCATTAGTGGAAGCAGAGACGCGTCAAGAGATGAATGATATTTTTGACCGCTTTGCCGAAAAGACCGCCGAACGGGAACAACGAAGTGTAAACTAA